The following coding sequences are from one Triticum aestivum cultivar Chinese Spring chromosome 5A, IWGSC CS RefSeq v2.1, whole genome shotgun sequence window:
- the LOC123101120 gene encoding probable E3 ubiquitin-protein ligase WAVH2, whose protein sequence is MAIPAYNRKDVGLTKDTVTAMVEIRATSSAAMREGLDLVAVLDVSGGMGGDKIQSVKKALQFVIMKLTSVDRLSIVTFDSTARRLTPLRSMTQAAQTDLKADVDGLAAGGGTDIKAGLELGLAVLAGRVHAESRTPNIFLMSDGQTTSGDPREVHPGEVAVYTFGFGAGTNHKLLSDLAKKSTGGTYSAVPDGTNLSAPFSQLLGGLLTVVAQDVQLTLEPNTADGDLEKMTVAPGTDYTTITDDKRGLITIKFGTLFSGEARKVAVNFTLRDSDETEEYDATLAEARHSYAGQKTRQSLEAILIVRTPNPSSPVDAGAVENRSVLAEEVRRMHADTINAASLLADDERLEEARERIADAQNAVEDIVLLDLDDGEKMVNALRAELLQLLAFMESQEIYNERGHPYALATVTSHGRQRTAARGDEGEVMCLYATPRMNAYLEQAKRFEENPKEPMPTADDDVEGEIS, encoded by the coding sequence ATGGCAATTCCGGCGTACAACAGGAAAGATGTGGGGCTGACCAAGGATACAGTGACGGCCATGGTGGAGATCAGGGCCACATCCTCCGCCGCCATGAGGGAAGGGCTGGACCTGGTGGCGGTGCTGGACGTGAGCGGCGGCATGGGCGGGGACAAGATCCAGAGCGTGAAGAAGGCCCTGCAGTTCGTCATCATGAAGCTCACCTCCGTGGACCGCCTCTCCATCGTCACCTTCGACAGCACCGCCCGCAGGCTCACCCCACTGCGCTCCATGACGCAGGCTGCCCAGACCGACCTCAAGGCCGACGTCGACGGCCTGGCGGCCGGCGGAGGGACCGACATAAAGGCCGGTCTCGAGTTGGGGCTGGCCGTCCTCGCTGGCCGCGTCCACGCCGAGTCCCGCACCCCCAACATCTTCCTCATGTCAGACGGGCAGACGACCTCCGGCGACCCCAGGGAAGTCCACCCCGGCGAAGTGGCCGTCTACACCTTTGGTTTCGGCGCCGGCACGAACCACAAGCTGCTGAGCGACCTGGCCAAGAAGTCCACTGGCGGGACGTACAGCGCGGTGCCGGACGGGACCAACCTCAGCGCGCCCTTCTCGCAGCTGCTCGGCGGCCTGCTCACGGTGGTGGCGCAGGACGTGCAGCTCACGCTCGAGCCCAACACCGCCGATGGCGACCTGGAGAAGATGACCGTGGCCCCCGGCACAGACTACACGACGATCACCGACGACAAGAGAggcctcatcaccatcaagttCGGCACCCTCTTCAGCGGAGAAGCCCGCAAGGTGGCCGTCAACTTCACTCTCAGGGACAGCGACGAGACCGAGGAGTACGACGCCACTTTGGCCGAGGCGCGGCACAGCTACGCTGGCCAGAAGACGCGCCAGTCTCTCGAGGCCATCCTGATTGTGCGCACCCCGAACCCAAGCTCTCCCGTAGACGCCGGTGCTGTCGAGAACCGCTCTGTGCTGGCCGAGGAGGTGCGCCGGATGCACGCCGACACCATCAACGCGGCGAGCCTCCTGGCGGACGATGAGAGgctggaggaagcgcgggagaggaTCGCGGACGCGCAGAACGCGGTGGAGGACATCGTGCTGCTGGACCTGGACGACGGGGAGAAGATGGTCAACGCGCTCCGCGCCGAGCTGCTGCAGCTGCTCGCCTTCATGGAGTCGCAGGAGATCTACAACGAGCGGGGACACCCCTACGCCCTCGCCACCGTCACGTCCCACGGGCGGCAGCGCACCGCCGCGAGGGGCGACGAGGGGGAGGTCATGTGCCTCTATGCGACGCCGCGCATGAACGCCTACCTGGAGCAGGCCAAGAGGTTCGAGGAGAACCCAAAGGAGCCGATGCCCACCGCCGACGATGACGTCGAGGGAGAGATTTCGTAA